One window of Cervus elaphus chromosome 6, mCerEla1.1, whole genome shotgun sequence genomic DNA carries:
- the BST1 gene encoding ADP-ribosyl cyclase/cyclic ADP-ribose hydrolase 2 isoform X2, with protein sequence MSQLGPGAEAERGGQEVSAGADWAKSAARGPLNRAGRGGAGPGAESPEEPAMAGPGSARGGRPRPALLLLLLHLRWPPVAGAAGARWSGPGTTPHLQSIFLGRCAEQTVLQNPELRDKNCTAIWEAFKVVLDKDPCSVRPSDYDLFINLSRHSIPRDKSLFWENNHLLVTSYAENGHRVVPLCNVLYGRLGDFLNWCRQTNASGLDYQSCPTSEDCENNPVDSFWRSASVQYARDSSGVINIMLNGSEPAGAYPVKGFFADFEIPYLQKDKITRIEIWVMHEIRGPKVESCGEGSVKLLEERLDKMGFQYSCINDYPPVKLLQCLEHSTHPDCALSSYLKGSASQTGLLNLRTVLGRVMHLKMCRS encoded by the exons ATGTCCCAACTCGGTCCCGGAGCTGAAGCAGAAAGGGGGGGACAGGAAGTGAGCGCGGGTGCCGATTGGGCTAAGAGCGCGGCGCGGGGGCCGCTCAAccgggctgggaggggaggggcgggtcCCGGAGCAGAGTCGCCCGAAGAGCCAGCGATGGCTGGCCCGGGGAGCGCACGCGGGGGCCGCCCGCGGccggcgctgctgctgctgctgctgcatctgCGGTGGCCCCCGGTCGCCGGCGCCGCGGGCGCGCGCTGGAGCGGGCCGGGTACCACCCCGCACCTGCAGAGCATCTTCCTGGGCCGCTGCGCCGAGCAGACCGTGCTGCAGAACCCGGAGCTGCG GGACAAGAACTGcacagccatctgggaagcctttaaAGTGGTGCTGGATAAGGATCCCTGTTCTGTGCGCCCCTCGGATTATGACCTTTTTATTAACCTCTCCAGACACTCCATTCCCAGAGACAAG TCCCTGTTCTGGGAAAACAACCACCTCCTCGTCACCAGCTACGCAGAGAACGGCCACCGCGTTGTGCCGCTCTGCAACGTTCTGTACGGCAGGCTCGGAGATTTCTTGAACTGGTGTCGACAGACAAATGCCTCAG GACTCGACTACCAATCCTGTCCAACATCAGAAGATTGTGAAAACAACCCTGTGGATTCTTTCTGGAGAAGCGCATCCGTCCAG TATGCAAGAGATAGTTCTGGGGTGATCAACATCATGCTAAATGGCTCAGAGCCAGCAGGAGCCTATCCTGTAAAAGG tttttttgCAGATTTTGAAATTCCCTACCTACAGAAGGATAAAATCACACGAATTGAGATCTGGGTGATGCATGAAATCAGAGGACCCAAGGT GGAATCCTGTGGAGAAGGCAGCGTGAAGCTCCTGGAAGAGAGGCTGGACAAGATGGGTTTCCAGTACAGCTGTATCAATGACTACCC ACCAGTGAAGCTCTTACAGTGTCTGGAACACAGCACTCATCCTGACTGTGCCTTAAGTTC CTATCTCAAAGGCAGCGCATCCCAAACTGGACTCCTGAATCTACGCACTGTGTTGGGCCGAGTCATGCATCTAAAGATGTGTAGGTCCTAA
- the BST1 gene encoding ADP-ribosyl cyclase/cyclic ADP-ribose hydrolase 2 isoform X1, with the protein MSQLGPGAEAERGGQEVSAGADWAKSAARGPLNRAGRGGAGPGAESPEEPAMAGPGSARGGRPRPALLLLLLHLRWPPVAGAAGARWSGPGTTPHLQSIFLGRCAEQTVLQNPELRDKNCTAIWEAFKVVLDKDPCSVRPSDYDLFINLSRHSIPRDKSLFWENNHLLVTSYAENGHRVVPLCNVLYGRLGDFLNWCRQTNASGLDYQSCPTSEDCENNPVDSFWRSASVQYARDSSGVINIMLNGSEPAGAYPVKGFFADFEIPYLQKDKITRIEIWVMHEIRGPKVESCGEGSVKLLEERLDKMGFQYSCINDYPPVKLLQCLEHSTHPDCALSSAAASTQREAFYAEQGAYFIFPLLAVFTSVAQM; encoded by the exons ATGTCCCAACTCGGTCCCGGAGCTGAAGCAGAAAGGGGGGGACAGGAAGTGAGCGCGGGTGCCGATTGGGCTAAGAGCGCGGCGCGGGGGCCGCTCAAccgggctgggaggggaggggcgggtcCCGGAGCAGAGTCGCCCGAAGAGCCAGCGATGGCTGGCCCGGGGAGCGCACGCGGGGGCCGCCCGCGGccggcgctgctgctgctgctgctgcatctgCGGTGGCCCCCGGTCGCCGGCGCCGCGGGCGCGCGCTGGAGCGGGCCGGGTACCACCCCGCACCTGCAGAGCATCTTCCTGGGCCGCTGCGCCGAGCAGACCGTGCTGCAGAACCCGGAGCTGCG GGACAAGAACTGcacagccatctgggaagcctttaaAGTGGTGCTGGATAAGGATCCCTGTTCTGTGCGCCCCTCGGATTATGACCTTTTTATTAACCTCTCCAGACACTCCATTCCCAGAGACAAG TCCCTGTTCTGGGAAAACAACCACCTCCTCGTCACCAGCTACGCAGAGAACGGCCACCGCGTTGTGCCGCTCTGCAACGTTCTGTACGGCAGGCTCGGAGATTTCTTGAACTGGTGTCGACAGACAAATGCCTCAG GACTCGACTACCAATCCTGTCCAACATCAGAAGATTGTGAAAACAACCCTGTGGATTCTTTCTGGAGAAGCGCATCCGTCCAG TATGCAAGAGATAGTTCTGGGGTGATCAACATCATGCTAAATGGCTCAGAGCCAGCAGGAGCCTATCCTGTAAAAGG tttttttgCAGATTTTGAAATTCCCTACCTACAGAAGGATAAAATCACACGAATTGAGATCTGGGTGATGCATGAAATCAGAGGACCCAAGGT GGAATCCTGTGGAGAAGGCAGCGTGAAGCTCCTGGAAGAGAGGCTGGACAAGATGGGTTTCCAGTACAGCTGTATCAATGACTACCC ACCAGTGAAGCTCTTACAGTGTCTGGAACACAGCACTCATCCTGACTGTGCCTTAAGTTC GGCAGCAGCATCTACTCAAAGGGAAGCCTTTTATGCAGAACAAGGTGCCTACTTCATCTTTCCTCTCTTAGCAgtgttcacttcagttgctcagatgtAA